Proteins encoded within one genomic window of Synechococcus sp. PCC 7335:
- a CDS encoding M23 family metallopeptidase gives MTSFTAYLHACWQTLSITVSRLTARKRWVLPALVGTVCLWSAIAHPAKAYQVQVLPTSPAQGDTLSVVVEGNSSAMPTVTVEDTTYTAFPLSDNRYRALVPTSPNTTPGRMALRVEGSEGTNNIAVSIGNRSFNTQYINLSPGRAGLEGTDYEFDSLDALRALRTPTRYWDGPMARPSNGYVSSAYGNQRYYNGIFAEGYYHRGVDYAAGNGSPIYAPAAGRIALVGRESDGFVLNGNTLGIDHGQGVTSVMIHLSGFAVNEGDMVQQGQLIGYMGATGFATGPNLHWGLFVNGISVDPVPWRHEGID, from the coding sequence ATGACTTCCTTCACTGCTTATCTCCATGCCTGTTGGCAGACGCTGAGTATAACCGTTTCTAGACTGACTGCTCGAAAGCGCTGGGTTCTGCCAGCTCTAGTAGGAACCGTATGCTTGTGGAGTGCGATCGCCCATCCTGCCAAGGCGTATCAGGTTCAAGTTTTGCCGACGAGCCCTGCTCAAGGCGATACTCTCTCAGTTGTTGTTGAGGGAAATAGTAGTGCAATGCCTACGGTTACTGTAGAGGATACTACTTATACTGCTTTCCCGTTGTCGGATAATCGCTATAGAGCACTAGTACCCACTAGCCCCAACACAACCCCCGGTCGAATGGCGCTTCGAGTAGAGGGCTCCGAAGGGACAAATAACATCGCCGTGAGCATTGGCAACCGTAGCTTTAATACGCAATACATCAACCTTTCGCCTGGCCGGGCTGGCTTAGAAGGCACTGACTACGAGTTTGATAGCCTAGATGCCCTTCGAGCCTTGCGTACGCCTACCCGCTACTGGGACGGTCCCATGGCTAGACCTAGTAATGGCTATGTCAGCTCGGCATATGGCAACCAGCGCTACTACAATGGCATTTTTGCAGAAGGCTACTACCACAGAGGCGTGGACTACGCTGCCGGAAATGGCTCACCTATCTATGCGCCTGCGGCTGGTCGGATCGCTTTGGTAGGTCGTGAGTCAGATGGCTTTGTCCTCAACGGCAACACCCTCGGCATCGACCATGGACAAGGTGTCACCAGTGTGATGATCCATCTATCCGGATTCGCTGTTAATGAAGGCGATATGGTGCAGCAAGGACAGCTAATCGGCTATATGGGCGCTACTGGATTTGCAACCGGGCCCAACCTGCACTGGGGCTTATTTGTCAACGGCATTTCTGTTGATCCTGTTCCCTGGCGTCATGAGGGAATAGACTAG
- the psbD gene encoding photosystem II D2 protein (photosystem q(a) protein), which translates to MTITMGSLGSARDWIKQLDDWLKRDRFVFIGWSGLLLFPCSFLAIGAWFTGTTFVTSWYTHGLVSSYLEGCNFLTVAVSTPAESMGHSLLLLWGPEASGDFVRWCQIGGLWTFTALHGVFGLIGFMLRQIEIARLVGIRPYNAIAFSAPIAVYCATFLIYPLGQSSWFFGPGFGVSAIFRFLLFFQGFHNYTLNPFHMMGVTGVLGGALLCAIHGATVQNTLFRDNQSKNTFKGFSTDQGEETYSMVTANRFWSQIFGIAFSNKRWLHFFMLFVPVTGLWMSAIGMAGLAFNLRAYDFVSQEIRAAEDPEFETFYTKNILLNEGLRAWLSEMDQPAKKFVFPDEVLPRGFSE; encoded by the coding sequence ATGACAATTACGATGGGCTCTCTTGGCTCAGCGAGAGATTGGATCAAGCAGCTTGATGACTGGCTAAAGCGTGATCGCTTTGTTTTTATTGGCTGGTCAGGGCTGCTACTCTTTCCCTGTTCTTTTTTAGCGATCGGCGCTTGGTTTACCGGAACGACTTTTGTCACCTCTTGGTATACCCACGGCCTAGTGTCTTCCTATCTAGAAGGCTGCAATTTTCTCACCGTAGCGGTGTCTACGCCAGCAGAGAGCATGGGCCATTCGCTGTTGTTGCTTTGGGGGCCAGAGGCGAGCGGAGACTTTGTGCGCTGGTGCCAGATTGGCGGGCTCTGGACGTTTACCGCCCTGCACGGCGTGTTTGGACTGATCGGATTTATGCTCAGGCAAATTGAGATTGCTAGGCTAGTTGGAATTCGGCCTTATAATGCGATCGCCTTTTCTGCCCCAATCGCCGTCTACTGCGCCACGTTTTTGATCTATCCCCTGGGTCAATCTAGCTGGTTTTTCGGCCCCGGCTTTGGCGTCTCCGCTATCTTCCGCTTCCTACTTTTCTTCCAAGGCTTTCATAACTACACGCTTAATCCCTTCCATATGATGGGCGTCACGGGCGTTCTGGGCGGCGCATTGCTCTGCGCTATCCACGGCGCAACGGTACAAAATACGCTCTTTAGAGACAACCAAAGTAAAAACACTTTCAAAGGCTTTAGCACCGATCAAGGTGAAGAGACCTACTCCATGGTGACCGCCAATCGGTTTTGGTCGCAGATCTTTGGGATTGCCTTTTCCAACAAACGCTGGCTGCATTTTTTCATGCTGTTCGTTCCCGTCACTGGTTTGTGGATGAGCGCTATCGGCATGGCCGGATTGGCCTTTAATCTCAGAGCCTATGACTTTGTTAGTCAAGAGATCAGGGCCGCTGAAGATCCTGAATTTGAAACGTTTTATACCAAAAACATTCTGTTGAATGAAGGACTTCGCGCTTGGCTTTCAGAAATGGATCAGCCTGCGAAAAAGTTTGTTTTCCCCGATGAAGTTCTTCCCCGTGGCTTTTCTGAATAA
- a CDS encoding TrkA family potassium uptake protein — translation MYLIVVGAGPEGQRFIQIALEQNHEVALIEKEEGRAREILKEHDVRAFVGSIGDEDILNEAEVDRADAVVATTHDDAQNLMAMVLAKEHKVETCISLVNQQSHTGMFERLGVQVISDPAGIVAHRLYEYVDSEKS, via the coding sequence ATGTATTTAATTGTGGTGGGTGCTGGTCCTGAAGGGCAGCGGTTTATTCAGATAGCCCTCGAGCAAAACCATGAGGTCGCATTAATCGAAAAAGAAGAAGGGCGGGCTAGAGAAATTTTGAAAGAGCATGATGTTCGCGCTTTCGTAGGCAGCATTGGTGACGAAGATATCTTGAACGAAGCGGAAGTCGATCGAGCCGATGCGGTAGTTGCCACAACGCATGACGATGCCCAAAATCTGATGGCTATGGTACTCGCCAAAGAGCACAAGGTAGAGACTTGTATTAGCTTGGTCAACCAGCAGTCTCACACTGGCATGTTCGAAAGGTTAGGCGTGCAGGTGATTAGCGATCCGGCAGGTATTGTTGCTCATCGGCTCTATGAATACGTTGATTCAGAAAAATCATGA
- a CDS encoding TrkH family potassium uptake protein, whose translation MKIYLTAISRDVSRFLLIPIGMLLLSLPICLIAREWFAVLPFLASLLITSLLALLLHSLGKKPASVPTKQTLISVALSWGLIAVIGGLPIWFTAIAMGDLASPTVGYFTNFINALFEGFSGLTSTGLTMVLRESELPACLQWWRSLMEWVGGLGLIVFAIALLEPLQDQYSLYQAETRDAQMRLTMTRTVRRICVIYALYTIASIVLFRVTGMNWWPALNHAMTAISTGGFSVTDNSMAVYGTFTKMAIVLVMVVGAIAFNQHDQFLEGQLLTFWRDRQHRLMWLLLIVGSVIVAAEQYSTSAQFAWVDSIFQWTSALTTCGFSTQSIQFMSSTNKLLLSLAMVIGGAAGSTAGGVKLSRTLALGEGVSWHFRKLSLSAHQVYIRQINRKALLPDQASRQVEEAAVLLVLWLVCLLGCVLVLVRLVPNEYTLSDVIFESASALGAAGLSSGISGPSLHWLGKCALMLMMWMGRLEIIPVVILLTAPFSYVLGAIDRR comes from the coding sequence ATGAAGATCTATCTAACGGCGATCAGTCGAGACGTTAGTAGATTTTTACTAATTCCAATAGGTATGCTGCTGCTGTCTTTGCCAATTTGTTTGATAGCGAGGGAGTGGTTCGCGGTATTACCGTTCCTTGCTAGCCTCCTCATCACTTCGCTGCTGGCGCTGCTGCTACATTCACTCGGCAAAAAGCCTGCGAGTGTTCCTACTAAGCAGACCTTGATTAGCGTAGCCCTTAGCTGGGGACTGATTGCTGTGATTGGCGGTTTGCCCATATGGTTTACGGCGATCGCAATGGGAGATCTAGCTTCGCCGACAGTCGGCTATTTTACCAACTTTATAAACGCCCTGTTTGAGGGATTTTCGGGTTTGACCAGCACAGGGTTGACCATGGTGCTTCGAGAAAGTGAGCTACCGGCCTGTTTGCAATGGTGGCGATCGCTGATGGAGTGGGTGGGCGGCTTAGGTCTGATCGTGTTTGCGATCGCGTTACTAGAACCGCTTCAAGACCAGTACTCGCTCTACCAAGCAGAAACACGAGACGCGCAGATGCGGCTGACGATGACGCGCACCGTTCGGCGGATTTGCGTAATATATGCGCTCTACACAATAGCAAGCATCGTTTTGTTTCGGGTCACAGGGATGAACTGGTGGCCCGCCCTAAATCATGCCATGACGGCGATCTCCACAGGTGGATTTAGTGTGACCGACAACAGCATGGCGGTCTATGGAACCTTCACTAAGATGGCGATCGTACTTGTAATGGTGGTGGGTGCGATCGCCTTCAATCAGCACGACCAGTTTCTAGAAGGACAGCTATTGACATTCTGGCGAGATCGTCAGCATCGACTGATGTGGCTATTACTCATTGTCGGTAGCGTCATAGTTGCCGCTGAGCAATATAGCACTTCGGCTCAGTTTGCCTGGGTAGATAGTATCTTCCAGTGGACCTCCGCGCTCACGACCTGCGGCTTTAGCACCCAGTCGATTCAGTTTATGAGCTCCACCAATAAGCTCTTACTAAGTTTGGCGATGGTGATCGGCGGCGCGGCCGGTTCGACCGCTGGCGGTGTTAAGCTATCGCGCACACTCGCGCTAGGAGAGGGCGTATCTTGGCATTTCCGTAAGCTATCGCTGAGCGCCCATCAAGTCTACATTCGTCAGATCAATCGGAAAGCGCTCTTGCCTGATCAAGCGAGTCGTCAAGTAGAAGAAGCCGCTGTCTTGCTGGTGCTATGGCTAGTGTGTCTGCTAGGCTGTGTCTTGGTGCTGGTGCGGCTAGTGCCAAACGAATATACGCTCAGTGACGTCATTTTTGAGAGCGCGTCAGCACTAGGCGCAGCCGGTTTGTCTAGCGGTATTTCTGGTCCTTCTCTGCACTGGCTAGGCAAATGTGCATTGATGCTAATGATGTGGATGGGGCGACTAGAGATTATCCCAGTGGTGATTCTACTAACAGCGCCTTTTAGCTATGTTCTTGGCGCGATTGACCGCCGTTGA
- the psbC gene encoding photosystem II reaction center protein CP43: METPLETIPDLSLSPTAEVGSILAPASPGYDEATSGYAWWAGNARLITPELTGRFLGAHVAHAGLVALWAGGMLLFEVSHFNLSKPMYEQGCILMPHIATLGIGVGQSGEITSMFPFFAIGVAHLIGSAVLGIGGMYHAIKGPEKLYGFFQFDWTDRAKVAQILGFHIAILGIFALLFAAKAMYWGGLYDPWAPGGGDVRLVTNPTLDPRIIFGYLIKRPTGGEGWIVSVNNLEDIIGGHIWIGCILIAGGIWHILVPPLRWTYNLFPWTGETYLSQSLGNVAGQAFIAAAFIWFNNTAYPSVFYGPTVPESSQAQSFVFLMRDQGMGADVASAQGPTGLGKYLQRSPTGEIIFGGETMRFWDARAPWLEPLRGKNGLDLDKLQHDVQPWQLRRAAEYMTHSPIGSLNSVAGLATESNAFNYVSPRTWLASAHFIFGFFFLVGHLWHAGRARAAAAGFETGLDREDEPVLSMAPIDPSLRSD, from the coding sequence ATGGAAACTCCACTCGAAACGATTCCAGACTTATCACTCTCTCCTACCGCTGAAGTTGGCTCAATTTTGGCACCCGCTAGTCCAGGCTATGACGAGGCTACGAGCGGCTATGCCTGGTGGGCCGGAAATGCTCGTCTCATTACCCCAGAGCTAACTGGGCGCTTTCTTGGAGCCCACGTCGCCCATGCTGGCCTAGTCGCGCTGTGGGCAGGTGGCATGCTGCTGTTTGAAGTCTCCCACTTTAACCTGTCCAAGCCAATGTACGAGCAGGGATGTATCTTGATGCCCCACATTGCCACTTTGGGAATTGGCGTCGGGCAATCTGGTGAAATTACCAGCATGTTCCCCTTTTTCGCCATTGGCGTGGCTCACCTAATTGGCTCGGCGGTGCTGGGTATTGGCGGCATGTATCATGCTATCAAAGGCCCAGAAAAGCTCTACGGTTTCTTTCAGTTTGACTGGACAGATAGAGCCAAAGTCGCACAGATTCTAGGCTTTCATATTGCGATTTTAGGCATCTTTGCCCTGCTCTTTGCGGCCAAAGCAATGTACTGGGGTGGCCTATATGATCCCTGGGCACCCGGCGGTGGCGATGTTCGCTTAGTCACCAACCCGACGTTGGATCCGCGCATCATCTTTGGCTATCTGATCAAAAGGCCCACTGGAGGAGAAGGCTGGATTGTCAGCGTCAACAATTTAGAAGACATTATCGGTGGCCATATTTGGATCGGCTGTATTTTGATCGCAGGCGGTATCTGGCATATTCTCGTGCCGCCACTGCGATGGACCTATAATCTTTTTCCTTGGACAGGAGAAACCTATCTCTCTCAAAGTTTAGGGAATGTTGCTGGTCAGGCGTTTATTGCAGCGGCCTTTATCTGGTTCAACAATACAGCTTATCCAAGTGTGTTCTATGGACCGACGGTTCCAGAATCTTCGCAGGCACAGTCTTTTGTATTTTTGATGAGAGATCAAGGAATGGGCGCGGATGTCGCCTCGGCGCAGGGGCCAACGGGTCTGGGTAAATATTTGCAGCGATCGCCGACTGGAGAGATCATCTTTGGTGGTGAGACCATGCGATTTTGGGATGCGCGTGCTCCGTGGCTAGAGCCTTTACGCGGCAAGAACGGTTTGGATTTAGACAAGCTTCAGCACGATGTTCAGCCCTGGCAGCTGAGGCGGGCCGCAGAATATATGACCCACTCGCCGATCGGCTCACTGAACTCTGTGGCAGGTCTAGCGACAGAATCCAATGCGTTCAACTATGTTTCTCCTAGAACCTGGCTCGCTTCGGCTCACTTTATCTTTGGCTTTTTCTTTTTAGTCGGTCACCTCTGGCACGCTGGCCGGGCGAGAGCGGCAGCGGCTGGGTTTGAAACTGGACTAGACCGCGAAGATGAGCCCGTGCTATCGATGGCACCGATTGATCCGAGCTTGCGTTCTGACTAG
- the psbH gene encoding photosystem II reaction center phosphoprotein PsbH gives MRQKYVSNKAAPLQYPLRKLNSEAGKVVPGWGTAPLMGIMLIALLLFILTILQLYNGTVIVEGIDV, from the coding sequence ATGCGACAAAAATACGTTTCCAACAAAGCTGCACCTTTGCAATATCCTTTAAGAAAGCTCAATTCCGAAGCGGGCAAAGTAGTTCCTGGCTGGGGCACAGCTCCCCTGATGGGGATTATGCTGATTGCGCTTCTGCTGTTCATTTTGACCATTCTTCAGCTATATAACGGTACTGTTATTGTCGAAGGCATTGACGTTTAG
- the psbB gene encoding photosystem II chlorophyll-binding protein CP47: MGLPWYRVHTSVLNDPGRLIAVHIMHNALCAGFAGSMLLFELALFDPSDPVLNPMWRQGCFLMPFVSRLGVVNSWQGWSVTGETFTNPGFWTFETVAIAHIIFSGLSFLAACWHWVYWDVATFFDPKTDEPVIDLPKVFGIHLTLAGILCFGFGAFHLTGLFGPGMWVSDPLGLTGHIQGVAPEWGAAGFDPHNPGGVVAHHIALGIVAIIGGLFHIFVRPPEYLYKGLRMGNIEGTLASGLAVFFSGAFIAAGTMWYGTATTPIELWGPTRYQWDQGFFQQAISRQVKASISDGKSPSEAWSEIPTKLAFYDYIGNSPAKGGLFRVGRMVDGDGLPTGWLGHPVFKDGEGRELTVRRMPNFFENFPVVLFDQDGIVRADIPFRQAESKYGIEQTGVTVSFYGGELDGQTFSDPKDVKKYARRAQLGEPFEFDRSVYDSDGLFRTSNRGFFAFFHVIFGLLWFFGHIWHGLRALFQDVFSGIDPSLSAEQVEWGYFKKVGDPTSQQTPA; the protein is encoded by the coding sequence ATGGGACTCCCTTGGTATCGTGTTCACACATCTGTGCTGAACGATCCGGGTCGATTGATTGCCGTGCATATCATGCACAATGCCCTATGTGCTGGGTTTGCAGGTTCGATGCTGCTGTTCGAGCTGGCGCTGTTTGACCCAAGCGACCCGGTTTTGAATCCAATGTGGCGACAGGGTTGTTTTTTAATGCCGTTCGTCTCTAGGCTCGGCGTGGTGAATTCTTGGCAAGGCTGGAGCGTCACCGGTGAGACGTTTACAAACCCAGGATTTTGGACGTTTGAGACGGTGGCGATCGCGCACATTATCTTTTCGGGGCTCTCTTTCCTCGCTGCCTGTTGGCACTGGGTCTACTGGGACGTAGCCACTTTCTTTGATCCCAAAACAGACGAACCCGTAATCGACTTGCCTAAAGTCTTCGGCATTCACCTCACCCTAGCCGGAATTCTCTGCTTCGGCTTTGGTGCTTTCCATCTCACGGGTTTGTTCGGTCCTGGTATGTGGGTTTCAGATCCGCTAGGACTTACCGGACATATTCAGGGTGTTGCCCCAGAATGGGGCGCAGCCGGATTCGATCCCCACAATCCAGGCGGCGTGGTCGCTCATCACATTGCCCTAGGCATCGTTGCTATCATCGGCGGACTGTTTCACATCTTTGTTCGGCCACCTGAATATCTATACAAGGGGCTAAGGATGGGAAACATCGAAGGCACACTAGCCAGCGGGCTAGCCGTCTTCTTTTCGGGGGCTTTCATTGCCGCCGGGACGATGTGGTATGGCACGGCTACCACCCCTATCGAACTCTGGGGACCAACTCGGTATCAATGGGACCAAGGCTTCTTTCAACAAGCGATCAGCCGCCAGGTAAAAGCCAGTATTAGCGACGGCAAAAGTCCGTCTGAGGCGTGGTCAGAGATTCCGACCAAACTCGCTTTTTACGACTACATCGGCAACAGTCCGGCCAAAGGTGGACTCTTCCGAGTCGGACGCATGGTAGACGGCGACGGTCTACCCACCGGCTGGCTAGGTCATCCAGTCTTTAAAGATGGCGAAGGCAGAGAGCTTACAGTTCGCAGAATGCCAAACTTCTTTGAGAACTTTCCAGTTGTCTTGTTCGACCAAGACGGCATCGTTCGTGCCGATATCCCTTTCCGGCAGGCAGAATCCAAATATGGAATCGAACAGACGGGCGTAACCGTGAGCTTTTACGGCGGAGAGCTAGATGGACAGACGTTTAGCGATCCTAAAGACGTTAAAAAATATGCTCGTCGCGCTCAGCTAGGAGAGCCGTTTGAATTCGATCGCAGTGTCTACGACTCTGACGGTTTATTTAGAACCAGCAATCGAGGTTTCTTTGCTTTCTTCCATGTGATCTTTGGCCTGCTGTGGTTCTTTGGCCATATCTGGCATGGGTTGAGAGCGCTCTTCCAAGACGTGTTCTCCGGCATTGATCCGAGCCTAAGCGCTGAGCAAGTGGAGTGGGGCTACTTCAAGAAAGTCGGTGACCCAACCTCTCAACAAACACCTGCATAA
- a CDS encoding DUF421 domain-containing protein yields MDYLSQILDRLLGLSTDNISVWQMCMRAIFVYVGALLMVRMLGDRRFAGKYATFDVIIGIMLGATLSRAISGSSPFFPTLLSAFALVAMHRLLSAVSFRFTWLEQWIKGGPRVLIKNGRIDQQVLRETHITSQDLEVVMRSQGTFPQSWQQKSWQQIEEQVDMATLEPNGSINIKLRSD; encoded by the coding sequence ATGGATTATCTTAGTCAAATTCTCGATCGTCTTTTGGGATTAAGTACGGATAATATTTCGGTATGGCAGATGTGTATGCGAGCGATATTCGTTTACGTAGGTGCGCTGCTAATGGTAAGAATGCTAGGCGATCGCCGCTTTGCAGGCAAGTATGCCACTTTTGATGTCATTATCGGCATTATGCTCGGCGCAACTTTGAGCCGGGCAATTAGCGGCTCTTCTCCATTTTTTCCTACTCTGCTCTCTGCTTTTGCGCTGGTGGCGATGCATCGGCTGCTATCGGCCGTGTCGTTCCGATTTACTTGGCTAGAGCAGTGGATTAAAGGCGGACCTCGGGTGCTGATCAAAAACGGTAGGATAGATCAGCAAGTGCTAAGAGAAACCCACATCACCTCTCAGGATTTGGAAGTTGTGATGCGATCGCAGGGTACATTTCCTCAGTCTTGGCAGCAGAAGTCTTGGCAGCAGATAGAAGAACAAGTAGATATGGCAACGCTAGAGCCTAATGGCAGCATCAACATCAAACTACGATCTGATTAG
- the psbA gene encoding photosystem II q(b) protein, translated as MTTLIQRPNISQWERFCQWITSTENRLYIGWFGVLMLPLLGVSITVFVTAFIAAPPVDIDGIREPLSGSLLYGNNIITAAVVPTSNAIGLHFYPIWEAATLDEWLYNGGPYQMIAFHYIPALLCYLGREWELSYRLGMRPWICIAYSAPVAATISVFLIYPIGQGSFSDGLPMGISGTFNFMFVFQAEHNILMHPFHMLGVAGVLGGSLFCAMHGSLVTSSLVRETSDSQSQNEGYKFGQEEETYNILAAHGYFGRLIFQYASFNNSRQLHFFLAAWPVVCIWFVALGISTMAFNLNGFNFNHSVLDSQGRVLPSWADVVNRASLGFEVMHERNAHNFPLDLASGESVQVAMRAPHIGA; from the coding sequence ATGACGACCCTTATTCAACGTCCGAATATAAGCCAGTGGGAGAGATTCTGCCAGTGGATCACAAGTACTGAGAACCGTCTTTATATTGGGTGGTTCGGTGTTCTGATGCTGCCACTTCTTGGCGTCTCTATCACTGTGTTTGTCACCGCCTTCATCGCAGCACCTCCAGTTGATATCGACGGCATCCGCGAACCGCTTTCTGGCTCGCTGCTGTACGGCAACAATATTATTACGGCTGCCGTTGTTCCTACCTCTAATGCCATTGGGCTTCACTTTTATCCGATCTGGGAAGCCGCCACATTAGACGAATGGCTCTATAACGGAGGGCCTTATCAGATGATCGCCTTCCACTACATTCCAGCCCTGCTATGTTATTTGGGCCGAGAATGGGAGCTGAGCTATCGACTAGGAATGCGTCCTTGGATTTGCATTGCCTACTCCGCGCCTGTTGCAGCGACTATTTCTGTTTTCTTGATCTATCCAATTGGTCAGGGCAGCTTTTCTGATGGTCTACCGATGGGCATCAGCGGCACTTTCAACTTCATGTTCGTCTTCCAGGCAGAGCATAATATTCTAATGCACCCATTCCACATGCTTGGCGTTGCGGGTGTACTGGGCGGTTCCTTGTTCTGTGCAATGCACGGCTCGTTAGTGACCTCTAGCTTGGTCAGAGAAACTAGCGACTCACAGTCTCAAAACGAGGGCTATAAATTTGGCCAAGAAGAAGAGACTTACAATATTCTGGCTGCTCACGGCTACTTTGGTCGATTGATCTTCCAGTATGCTAGTTTCAACAATTCCCGCCAGCTTCACTTCTTCTTAGCCGCGTGGCCAGTGGTTTGTATCTGGTTTGTAGCGTTGGGAATTAGTACAATGGCCTTTAACCTTAATGGTTTCAACTTCAATCATTCTGTTCTAGACTCGCAAGGTCGCGTGCTGCCGAGCTGGGCAGATGTGGTCAATCGTGCCAGTCTAGGCTTTGAAGTTATGCACGAGCGCAATGCACACAACTTTCCATTAGACTTGGCTAGCGGAGAATCCGTTCAGGTTGCTATGCGTGCTCCTCATATTGGCGCTTGA